A region of Diospyros lotus cultivar Yz01 chromosome 3, ASM1463336v1, whole genome shotgun sequence DNA encodes the following proteins:
- the LOC127797668 gene encoding HMG-Y-related protein B-like: MAAEESTNPPAQPASLPQYPEMILAAIEALNDKNGSNKSSISKHIEATYGELPPAHSTLLSHHLNKMKQSGQLLVVKNNYMKPDPDGPPRRGRGRPPKPKDPQPPDTAVSSPRPRGRPPKPRDPAAPPPPTKSPTSTSGISTGRPRGRPPKKAKTTTPAGGSDSTAPLTGVKRGRGRPPKVKPAVATPVGV; encoded by the exons ATGGCCGCTGAAGAGTCCACTAACCCCCCAGCTCAACCTGCCTCTTTGCCCCAGTACCCAGAG ATGATTTTGGCTGCGATCGAAGCACTCAACGACAAGAATGGCTCGAACAAGTCCTCCATCTCGAAGCACATCGAGGCCACCTACGGCGAACTCCCGCCGGCGCACTCCACGCTGTTGTCTCACCATTTGAACAAGATGAAGCAGAGTGGTCAGCTCCTCGTGGTCAAGAACAACTACATGAAGCCTGACCCTGATGGGCCACCGCGCCGCGGCCGGGGCCGTCCGCCGAAGCCCAAGGATCCGCAGCCGCCTGACACGGCGGTTTCGTCGCCGAGGCCCAGAGGCCGCCCTCCCAAGCCCAGAGACCCTGCAGCTCCTCCACCGCCGACAAAGTCACCTACTTCGACTTCGGGTATTAGTACTGGGCGCCCTCGTGGGAGGCCACCGAAGAAGGCCAAGACTACGACTCCTGCTGGTGGCAGCGATTCGACAGCACCGCTGACCGGAGtaaagagagggagagggcgGCCGCCGAAGGTGAAACCGGCGGTGGCCACACCGGTAGGGGTCTGA